A region of Halococcus sediminicola DNA encodes the following proteins:
- a CDS encoding precorrin-8X methylmutase: MTTDSPDIKEYADLGATTEDAMEIAETSMERVRELVPSETLADRIRGKAVHATGDPEFQHLVRFTGGAEAEPVRAGARAVLNERSIVTDITMVKAGITGRGHDCSVRKAIGNGTELAEQTGITRTAASVLELDKQGVYDDAIAVIGNAPTAALALADCIEDGTHPAVVIATPVGFVKAAESRNRIRSVAMEHDVPAITNVGRRGGSGLAAGLTNELIHVASDARDGSVPISVADSTT, translated from the coding sequence ATGACGACTGATTCACCGGATATCAAGGAATACGCCGACCTCGGAGCAACCACGGAAGACGCGATGGAAATTGCCGAGACTAGCATGGAACGTGTGCGCGAACTCGTCCCAAGCGAAACGCTGGCCGACCGCATCCGGGGGAAAGCCGTCCATGCGACAGGCGACCCCGAGTTCCAGCATCTCGTTCGATTCACCGGCGGAGCCGAAGCGGAACCGGTTCGCGCTGGCGCGCGAGCAGTCCTCAATGAACGGTCCATCGTTACCGATATCACGATGGTCAAAGCCGGCATCACTGGCCGCGGTCACGACTGTTCTGTGCGCAAGGCCATCGGCAACGGTACCGAACTCGCCGAGCAAACTGGGATAACCCGAACGGCGGCGTCCGTGCTCGAACTCGACAAGCAAGGAGTGTACGACGACGCAATCGCCGTCATCGGCAACGCTCCGACCGCGGCGCTGGCACTCGCAGACTGCATTGAGGATGGGACTCACCCCGCCGTCGTGATCGCCACGCCAGTCGGCTTCGTCAAGGCCGCAGAGAGTCGAAATCGGATTCGATCGGTCGCAATGGAACACGACGTTCCCGCGATTACGAACGTCGGCCGTCGGGGTGGCAGCGGCCTCGCTGCCGGACTGACGAATGAACTCATTCACGTCGCTAGCGATGCTCGCGACGGCAGCGTACCGATTTCAGTCGCGGACAGCACCACATGA
- a CDS encoding cobalt-precorrin-7 (C(5))-methyltransferase — MSDGLDAGPDPATIAAADPELPNATDSVHAVGIGPGNLEYLTPRGERAIREADVVIGFETVVNFVADRTDADLLTCGYRDEGATLTTFAERVADGDTGTAVLMGDPNHSGYQFVGKVQAAIESPVRVIPGISSLQVAASRARTPMEETEFVTLHKSGDIEPDCRRLRANVGERHLLVLPRPYDMMPGDIAADLLDAGAPPSLPALVLERLTHDDEATTRTTLGELGTYGGGSETDDTPFSDLSVLAVRTE, encoded by the coding sequence ATGAGCGACGGTCTCGATGCGGGGCCGGACCCAGCAACCATCGCGGCGGCCGATCCCGAACTACCGAACGCCACCGATTCGGTCCACGCCGTCGGTATCGGTCCAGGAAATCTCGAATACCTGACACCGCGTGGTGAACGGGCAATCCGGGAAGCAGACGTCGTCATCGGCTTTGAGACCGTCGTCAACTTCGTTGCCGATCGGACCGACGCCGATCTACTGACTTGTGGCTACCGCGACGAAGGCGCGACGCTCACCACATTCGCCGAGCGCGTCGCTGATGGCGACACGGGAACAGCTGTGCTGATGGGCGACCCGAACCACTCAGGATATCAGTTCGTCGGAAAGGTTCAGGCTGCGATCGAATCGCCCGTCCGCGTGATTCCTGGGATCTCGTCGTTGCAGGTGGCTGCGAGTCGAGCACGTACGCCGATGGAGGAGACTGAATTCGTCACTCTCCACAAATCTGGGGATATAGAACCCGACTGCCGGCGACTCCGTGCGAACGTCGGCGAACGTCACCTGCTCGTCCTTCCACGCCCCTACGATATGATGCCCGGGGACATCGCCGCCGACCTCCTCGATGCGGGGGCACCACCGTCACTCCCCGCACTCGTCCTCGAACGGTTGACACACGATGATGAGGCAACAACGCGAACGACGCTCGGCGAACTCGGAACGTACGGGGGTGGATCGGAGACTGATGACACACCGTTTTCGGATCTCTCGGTGCTAGCCGTTCGGACAGAGTAA
- a CDS encoding CbiX/SirB N-terminal domain-containing protein: MTSESLLLLGHETGNAREVFETHAERLTRRTNVDDVSIATYESEPVRELRAQFEAISTDRTYVIPMRAAHAHDTIEDVPAALSYISGNVRYCEPLGRSPAVTEVLRKRAMNLVPAGEDASLVIVGFGSSSKPYHRQIAEYHAARLRDGSDYGEVLTCYLLQNPAVECVRYNVSERRAVAVPLFVTRSEATDKRVPDALELGRGGIEYADPFGKHPQITDAIRAEVEKQRTLAVEEPSASVSFETQLTRTRRPVATDGEGFLE, translated from the coding sequence ATGACAAGCGAATCACTCCTACTCCTCGGCCACGAGACAGGCAACGCCCGCGAAGTGTTCGAGACGCACGCCGAACGGCTCACTCGCCGCACTAACGTCGACGATGTGTCAATAGCGACCTACGAGAGCGAACCAGTCCGCGAGCTCCGGGCACAGTTTGAAGCAATATCCACAGACCGAACATACGTGATCCCGATGCGTGCCGCCCACGCCCACGATACAATCGAGGATGTGCCCGCTGCACTCTCCTATATTTCTGGGAACGTCCGCTACTGTGAACCACTTGGACGAAGCCCTGCTGTCACTGAAGTACTCCGAAAGCGGGCGATGAATCTGGTACCGGCGGGCGAGGACGCCTCTCTCGTCATCGTCGGGTTCGGGAGCAGTTCGAAGCCCTACCATCGACAGATCGCTGAGTACCACGCAGCCCGACTCCGCGATGGCTCGGACTACGGGGAGGTGCTGACCTGCTATCTCCTTCAGAATCCCGCTGTCGAATGCGTCCGCTATAACGTCTCGGAACGCCGTGCGGTCGCGGTTCCGCTGTTCGTGACACGATCCGAAGCGACCGACAAACGAGTCCCAGATGCACTCGAACTCGGGCGCGGTGGAATCGAATACGCCGATCCGTTCGGCAAGCACCCTCAAATAACGGACGCCATTCGTGCGGAAGTCGAAAAGCAGCGCACGCTTGCGGTTGAAGAACCGTCCGCGTCGGTTTCGTTTGAAACACAGTTAACGCGAACACGTCGCCCAGTCGCAACCGACGGAGAGGGGTTCCTAGAGTAA
- the cobT gene encoding nicotinate mononucleotide-dependent phosphoribosyltransferase CobT gives MRFVLIAGTTETAHIEGISAAGADPDLMAHTPSADLEIVEYGQPVQAPVIPVSPTGCPTPAVITRAVRELIEFDTLALDAGLVRPTSAPTVALEAMPGRDIRHPQPVDSATDTFETARQLGRSLPDDELVIGETIPGGTTTALGVLTALGERAAVSSSLPENPLALKQEVVDEALAASNLSAGETADEPVKTVRHVGDPVLAAVAGMTIGATATDTSVTLAGGTQLVAAAALARHAGMDATLSVTTTSFIADDKTVRLNELANDLSLDVTVTNPDFHRRNHSAMNPYVAGEAKEGVGMGGALALADRAGVSMADVREQVVAVYDRLVADEPPVEA, from the coding sequence ATGAGGTTCGTCTTGATCGCCGGTACCACTGAAACCGCACACATCGAAGGGATCAGTGCCGCCGGAGCGGACCCCGATCTGATGGCTCACACTCCGAGCGCGGACCTCGAGATCGTGGAATATGGGCAGCCAGTCCAGGCACCAGTTATACCGGTGAGTCCGACTGGCTGCCCGACCCCTGCGGTCATTACACGCGCCGTCCGTGAATTGATCGAGTTCGATACCCTGGCCCTCGATGCGGGTCTCGTTCGTCCAACCAGTGCACCGACTGTCGCCCTCGAAGCGATGCCCGGAAGAGATATCCGCCATCCTCAGCCCGTCGATTCCGCAACGGACACGTTCGAGACTGCCCGTCAGCTCGGACGGAGCCTGCCGGACGACGAACTCGTGATCGGCGAGACAATTCCCGGCGGCACGACCACTGCGCTCGGAGTCCTCACTGCGCTCGGCGAACGCGCCGCGGTGTCGTCCTCGCTCCCCGAGAACCCGCTCGCGCTCAAGCAAGAGGTGGTGGACGAGGCGTTGGCAGCGAGTAATCTCTCGGCGGGCGAGACCGCGGACGAGCCGGTGAAAACGGTACGCCACGTCGGCGACCCAGTGCTCGCTGCTGTGGCCGGAATGACCATCGGAGCGACGGCCACCGATACGTCAGTGACACTCGCCGGGGGGACACAGCTCGTCGCCGCTGCCGCCCTCGCTCGTCACGCAGGCATGGATGCGACGCTTTCGGTCACGACGACCTCATTTATCGCTGACGACAAGACGGTACGGCTGAACGAACTGGCGAACGACCTCTCGTTGGACGTGACCGTCACCAACCCGGACTTCCACCGTCGAAACCATTCGGCAATGAACCCGTACGTCGCCGGTGAGGCCAAGGAGGGCGTCGGGATGGGCGGCGCACTGGCGCTGGCCGATCGCGCTGGCGTATCGATGGCGGACGTACGCGAGCAGGTCGTTGCCGTGTATGACCGACTTGTGGCCGACGAGCCGCCAGTAGAAGCATGA
- a CDS encoding cobyrinic acid a,c-diamide synthase, which translates to MNGIVIAGTRSGVGKTVATLAVIRALNTAGCSVQPAKAGPDFIDPSHHESVASRPSRTLDCWLQGEAGLRRNYHRGEGDVCVVEGVMGLYDGDASSTAMIAEALDVPVVLVVDAKAGMESVAATAFGFRQYAARAGRDVDVAGVIAQRAHGGRHEQGIRDALPDNLAYFGRIPPSDDLEIPDRHLGLHMGDESPLDTDTLDTAAEHIRTERLLDIARTPARPEPTVKRSPTEKRIAVARDEAFCFYYPATIERFRERTEVVTFAPTTGEELPDCDGVYLPGGYPELHADSLEQSPAMGQLAARADDGLPVLGECGGLMALAETLTTADGETYGMAGVLPADVRMHDRYQALDHVELRSRTDTLTASAGGTLRGHEFHYSSADIDSDARFAFDIERGAGIEEGQDGLMEYRTLGTYCHIHPESGAFDTFIDLL; encoded by the coding sequence ATGAACGGCATCGTCATCGCTGGCACGCGATCGGGAGTCGGGAAGACCGTTGCCACCCTCGCCGTCATCCGCGCGCTTAACACGGCGGGTTGTTCGGTTCAGCCGGCGAAGGCCGGGCCGGATTTCATCGACCCGAGCCACCACGAGAGCGTGGCCAGCCGCCCGTCGCGCACCCTTGACTGCTGGCTCCAAGGCGAAGCAGGACTCCGACGGAACTACCACCGTGGGGAGGGCGATGTCTGCGTCGTCGAGGGCGTAATGGGACTGTACGACGGCGATGCCTCAAGCACTGCGATGATCGCCGAGGCGCTTGATGTTCCTGTGGTTCTCGTCGTGGATGCGAAGGCCGGCATGGAGAGCGTCGCCGCCACGGCGTTCGGATTTCGACAGTATGCAGCCCGTGCCGGTCGTGACGTCGACGTCGCCGGCGTCATTGCCCAGCGCGCGCACGGGGGGCGCCACGAGCAGGGAATTCGTGACGCCCTTCCCGACAATCTCGCCTATTTCGGTCGGATTCCACCCAGCGACGACCTCGAAATCCCCGACCGGCATCTCGGACTGCACATGGGCGATGAGTCCCCTCTTGATACCGATACACTCGATACTGCTGCCGAGCACATCCGCACTGAGCGACTCCTCGATATCGCGCGTACGCCCGCACGCCCAGAACCGACAGTAAAGCGCTCACCGACCGAGAAACGAATCGCCGTTGCTCGTGATGAGGCGTTCTGTTTTTACTATCCGGCGACCATCGAACGATTTCGAGAGCGCACCGAGGTGGTCACGTTCGCACCGACGACCGGGGAGGAGCTTCCCGACTGCGATGGTGTCTATCTCCCCGGTGGCTACCCGGAGCTTCACGCCGATTCTCTAGAACAGAGCCCCGCAATGGGACAGCTCGCCGCTCGGGCAGACGACGGGCTACCCGTGCTCGGCGAGTGTGGCGGGTTGATGGCCCTCGCCGAGACGCTGACCACTGCCGACGGCGAGACGTACGGAATGGCCGGTGTCCTCCCGGCGGACGTACGAATGCACGACCGGTACCAGGCACTCGACCACGTGGAACTCCGTTCGCGTACCGACACGCTCACAGCCAGCGCGGGAGGAACGCTTCGAGGTCACGAGTTTCACTATTCCAGCGCTGACATCGACTCGGATGCCCGATTCGCGTTCGACATCGAGCGGGGTGCTGGCATCGAAGAGGGACAGGACGGACTGATGGAATACCGGACGCTCGGGACGTACTGTCACATCCACCCGGAGAGCGGAGCGTTCGATACGTTCATCGATTTGCTATGA
- the cbiB gene encoding adenosylcobinamide-phosphate synthase CbiB, with translation MAVASIGLSLTFDLLFKEFPARVHPVAMFGRLVGWLDCPWSAPRLVGMLVALVLPVGTAALAGSVTALSVRYHPLLGMVVAAVALFTTTSLRMLLSIATDVVMQTEINPERARESVRALVGRDAKNLSSGELRSAAIESVAENLADGLVAPLLAFALGVRFSLSLAVAAAVWVKAVNTLDSMLGYRSKPVGWASARLDDVVMWLPSRLGAMLIALAGRSPAALSRARSWRDIPSSPNSGWPMATLAAVLSVELRKPGDYVLNPNAELPTVSGARRGVRVVAIAGLVSFLLAGVVAWL, from the coding sequence ATGGCGGTGGCGTCGATAGGCCTCTCCTTAACGTTCGACCTCCTCTTCAAGGAGTTTCCAGCCCGCGTTCATCCGGTTGCGATGTTCGGCCGCCTCGTCGGCTGGCTCGACTGTCCGTGGTCCGCTCCGCGGCTGGTCGGCATGCTCGTCGCGCTCGTCCTTCCAGTCGGGACCGCCGCTCTCGCAGGCAGTGTCACTGCTCTCTCGGTACGGTATCATCCACTCCTCGGAATGGTCGTCGCAGCGGTCGCGCTGTTCACAACGACGAGCCTCAGAATGTTGCTCTCGATTGCTACGGATGTGGTCATGCAAACCGAAATCAACCCCGAGCGTGCCCGCGAATCAGTACGGGCACTCGTCGGCCGCGATGCGAAAAACCTCTCATCGGGCGAACTGCGAAGCGCCGCCATCGAAAGCGTCGCCGAGAATCTCGCCGATGGTCTCGTCGCTCCCCTCCTCGCCTTCGCGCTCGGCGTACGGTTTTCGCTCTCGCTGGCGGTCGCCGCCGCCGTCTGGGTGAAGGCGGTGAACACGCTCGACTCGATGCTCGGCTATCGGTCGAAACCCGTCGGGTGGGCGAGCGCCCGTCTCGACGATGTCGTCATGTGGCTTCCGTCCCGACTCGGTGCAATGCTCATCGCGCTCGCGGGCCGCTCACCGGCGGCGCTCTCTCGCGCTCGGTCGTGGCGCGACATCCCCTCTTCGCCCAACTCCGGCTGGCCGATGGCGACCCTTGCGGCCGTTCTCAGCGTCGAACTCCGAAAGCCGGGCGACTACGTGTTGAACCCGAACGCCGAGCTGCCGACTGTTTCGGGGGCTCGGCGGGGGGTTCGCGTCGTCGCTATCGCGGGACTGGTCTCGTTTCTCCTCGCGGGGGTGGTCGCGTGGCTTTGA
- a CDS encoding NTP transferase domain-containing protein produces MCGGRGTRLDVDTEKPLYDIDGRPMVDRVRDALVASRIERVYPVVSPHTPQTRDHLDGRIIEAPGEGYVADLQYAIERIDLPVLTVATDLPLLAGDAIDTVLDRHTSGSLTVCVPAALKRILGVSIKTTMDSDEEVAPTGVNIVSDGNAEDMFTTHDARFAVNVNRLADAAVAEEFA; encoded by the coding sequence ATGTGCGGCGGTCGTGGAACCCGTCTCGATGTCGACACCGAGAAGCCCCTGTACGACATCGACGGTCGCCCGATGGTGGACCGAGTGCGCGACGCACTCGTTGCCAGCCGAATCGAACGGGTGTATCCTGTCGTCTCGCCACACACGCCGCAGACACGTGACCATCTCGATGGTCGAATCATCGAGGCACCGGGCGAGGGCTACGTCGCCGACCTCCAGTACGCGATAGAGCGCATCGATCTACCCGTTCTCACCGTGGCCACCGACCTGCCGTTGCTCGCCGGCGATGCCATTGACACCGTGCTCGATAGGCACACAAGTGGGTCACTCACCGTCTGCGTCCCCGCCGCGCTCAAGCGAATATTAGGAGTGAGCATCAAGACGACGATGGACTCCGATGAGGAGGTCGCACCTACCGGCGTCAACATCGTATCGGACGGTAACGCTGAAGACATGTTCACGACCCACGACGCCCGGTTCGCGGTCAACGTAAACCGTCTCGCGGACGCAGCGGTTGCGGAGGAATTCGCATAA